The Ursus arctos isolate Adak ecotype North America chromosome X, UrsArc2.0, whole genome shotgun sequence genome includes the window GCCCACAAGGTGTGCGCGTTATACACATCGCACGGCTACTTCGTGTCCGAGGAAAGGCTCCTAAATACAGCACTGGTGGAAGAGTGTGAAgttgtgttgtttattttgtgGGAAAccttttgttgttggttttgtgtgtttcttaGCAACGTTTCTAGTGGTTGTTACCTATCATGAGGATGATGGgccacccccgccgcccgccaGCCATTGACTGGAACGGCCTGTCTCTTCTGAGCTAGACGTCAGGGGTCCTACATCCCTGCTATTCGGTGGGCCTCTTCGGAAGGCCCCTGGCTCTCGCGCTTGACGCGCTCCGCTGCTGATCAGAAAGTTGCTGGCATCACAAGGGGACCCATGAGGAAAGCCCCTTCTGTTTCAAGCTGCGTGAATGCTGTAAAGGGGACACTGCCAAGGTCAGGAGTGAGGCTGTTGTCTCTCCTGACCGGCAGGCAAGGCTCAGGGGACCAGATCTTCCTGGGCCTGCCTCCACACTCCCTAGCCAGCAACTTGGCTGAGTGTGTGAAAATGCTGCTGCTTCCAAGACGAGAGGACCCACGGGGGCCAAAACCCGTCCTGGGCCAGGATTGCCAGCCTCCTCGGGTTTATCTGATGAGGTGTGTGTAGTATCGCAAGTCAGAACGAACACAGACTCGCCATTGTCATTCGATTGTTTATTTACTCCTGCggagttttgcttttctttattaaagCCAAAAATAGATTCATGGTTACATGGTGGTGATTTTTATCTGTCACCAGTGGCCTGTGAGCTTAGGGACCCGGATTGTCCTTGAAGTGTTCGCAGAGTGCACACTTGTAATCTGAGGAACCCTCCTGCTCCTCGTTCTCACTGGGGGCCTCGTTTGGGGACATGACCGAAAGGGCAGCCAGCAGGATGGAATAGCAGGTGTTGTACAGCGACATCACCGACCCATAATCTGGGTAAACCAGGGGGGCGGTGGGCAGCTCCCCTGCGCCGTCCCTTCCGGCAATAGCCGGGGGCGCAAACATCACATTCCTGGAGGTGCCCTCCCCACTTGGGCCACCCTGCTCACTTGGGCCACGATTTTCCATGGCATATCCGGCTACACTGCTCAGGGACCAAATACCAGAGAAGGTCAAGGACCGGGTGCCACTGGGTCCCTGAACACTTGGGGCTTCTTTGGGGGCCGCCTTGTCTTCTTTGGTGGATTCCTTGTGATGGATTCGTGGGGACCGTCTCGTAGCTGCtacctgcttctttctcctcGGCGGTGTTGCACTGCTCCCTGACCACCCGGTGCCAGTTCTCAGGTCACCTTTTCCCTGAATATTCTCGAGCAGCATAGGCCTGTCTCGCTGGAAGTTGGAGTTGCGGTACATCTGAAACGAGATTCgtcattttagtcattctggaAGGAAAGAATCCTGTCCCCTGCCGCCACCGCCATGGCTgcttcccccccccgccccccgacagTCATAATGGTCTAGTTCTACTATGGAGAAAAGATCCTTTGAGGCTGCCTGAGAGGTTCATCGTGCCCCAGAGCCTGAGCTCACGAACGACACAGAACGCATAGGTTACGGGGTTCACGTACCTATTTGACATTCCCTGGCCTCTGTTTAGGCATAGCCGCACTCTCTCCCTAAGGGGGTTGTAGGTTGGTAGGAAAGACTAGCCTTTCTCATCTCTCGATAATGTGTCTGAGAAAGAAAGTTGTGCTTGGAAATTAAACCCTTTCGGGCGATCATTCATCTGGGCCTGCTAGGGAAGGGGTTGGAAGGACAGAAAAGTTGGGAAACACAAGGACTTTCTACTTTACCATCATTCTCTGGTTCCCTGGAGAGTAAACCGAAGGGTTGTTTGGGCGTAGTTTGCTGAACCCGTACAGGTTCATGAGGCGGATGAACCCCTTCAAGCTGTCAGTTTCAAAGATTCTCTCTGGGCCCCTCCGGTGAAGAATCTCCCTCTGGAAAAGGTCTTTGTCGATGACCACGGTGTTGCCGTCGTCATTCCAGCGCACGGACGGGAAGGCGTCGTCCTCCACGATCCTCCAGAGCTTTCTCGGGAAGGGGAGCCCGAAGAGGTCTTCTCCCACGTTGGCGGCACCGTGGTTTGGGGCCTGTGGCTGTGGGTTGTCTTGGGGGCCTGGATCTCGACTCACAGCTGGGTCTTCCTGGTTCTCCAAAACCTCCATGGAATCCAAATTTAGATCCAGGGAGGAACTGGATGGGGCCTCGATTGCTGACTCCCCATCATCAGGTGGAGCCAGCTTGACTTGGTATATGTCATCGTTACTCTGACTAGCCATGGAGCTAGTCTAGATCAGGAGCATTTCCCCCCCCGAGACCGTCTCACTAGACTCTCGAGTCAGAAATGCCGTTGGCCAGTGCAGGGATGCCCAATATATACCGTTCACAAAATTCTAGAGTCTCGTAGTGGGGCAACCGGGTGCCCGAGTCATCGCCCTCTTTATTTGTCATGTGATGTCACAAAGGTGGCTCTGAGCTGGTCTGGAGAGGGAGCCCTGGccaagtgtgggggaggggaggggtacaGGCCCCCAGCTTCACTCTTTCCTACAAGTATACAAAAGTATGGTTTGAGTTCCCCAGAAAGCCTCCGTCTACAGCCAGGCACATTGTTTCACAGGGCCAGGCCCTGGATGGGTAGGGAGAACACGATCCTAGGTCCACTCCCACTCCCCGAGGACGGGGGAGACCTGTGGTTGGCCTCTCTGATTAGCTCAAGGGCCGGGCCCTGGTGAGTCCTGGCTTGGCTACCGCCAAGTCCGCCCGGGTCAGATGGGCCCTTGGGGGACTGTATCTCTCAGAAGATGGCAGTCACTAGCGGTCTGGTCGGCCTAGTCTCAGTTGGTAGGCCCCGTcttcttcctgccccccccccacctcctgctttgGTCTCTTCCACCTGGTCCTGCTGGTTAGTTGGTCCTGCTCCGATGGGCCGGATCAAAGAGTCCTGTTTTCTCACCCCTGGGGCAAGTTGTCCCCAGAGTAGGGCTGTGCTAGAGCACGGTGGGAGCGTTCCTCTTGTTCCTCAACCTCACTCTTCCCCACAGCACCTCAGACACACTGTTCCCCACGGCACTGGCATCGTCACTGAATGGCCGCCGCCTCTGCTGTGCTTGAGAGTCTCCTGCCAAGCTCCGCTTGTCCCCAGATCTCATCCCTCTCCAGGTCACGATGGGATTGTCTGTAGTTTCCATTTGTTCCCTATAGAATCTCTCCTCATTGCCCAAGATGTGCTCACTTTGGGGACACTTGTGTTCGCCCTTTGCAAAGCTCCTCCCGCAGACAGGTGGATTCAGCCTCCCTTGAGGCTGCCTGGAAAGCCCAATCTCCTTCCTTCAGTAGAGTGGTTTGGCTTCAGCTCTCCCAGATTTCCGGCCTCCCGCTTGCAAACTGGATCTCCTTTGGCACTTCCCCTTTTAATTACTTGAGTTTGGGGCCCAGCatatattctgttctgttgaaaCAAAGCATTTCACGGACCCACTCCCCTGCCAACCGTGCTCCCCTTGCCctgagcccacccccacccctgactcctgtgtccctctcccGCCATTACCTCGATGTGTAAAGATACA containing:
- the LOC125282030 gene encoding heat shock transcription factor, X-linked member 3-like, producing the protein MASQSNDDIYQVKLAPPDDGESAIEAPSSSSLDLNLDSMEVLENQEDPAVSRDPGPQDNPQPQAPNHGAANVGEDLFGLPFPRKLWRIVEDDAFPSVRWNDDGNTVVIDKDLFQREILHRRGPERIFETDSLKGFIRLMNLYGFSKLRPNNPSVYSPGNQRMMMYRNSNFQRDRPMLLENIQGKGDLRTGTGWSGSSATPPRRKKQVAATRRSPRIHHKESTKEDKAAPKEAPSVQGPSGTRSLTFSGIWSLSSVAGYAMENRGPSEQGGPSGEGTSRNVMFAPPAIAGRDGAGELPTAPLVYPDYGSVMSLYNTCYSILLAALSVMSPNEAPSENEEQEGSSDYKCALCEHFKDNPGP